From the genome of Macrotis lagotis isolate mMagLag1 unplaced genomic scaffold, bilby.v1.9.chrom.fasta BILBYCTG039, whole genome shotgun sequence, one region includes:
- the LOC141504036 gene encoding olfactory receptor 2AJ1-like, translating to MRGEMNQTFPSDFILLGLLDPNHYGLLFLLLILIIFMVAIMGNTVLILLIHLDTQLHTPMYVLLKHLSFTDILTISNIVPMMAFNYISGNKLITFAGCGFQLFLYVNFVGTECLIITAMSYDRYVAICHPLRYPILMNHRISVILATGCWIGGIINSTIHTTYVLLLPFCGRRIIEHFFCEIPAMLRLSCVDTSQYEEIVYVCAGFFFLIPFSIIMFSYGQILRIVLHMKSKEAQKKAFSTCSSHLAVVAMYYGSCIFTYMRPKSYHTPSQDKIIAILYTILAPLLNPLIYSLRNKDVLCALKNVFGKTFSHRNEKF from the coding sequence ATGAGGGGGGAAATGAATCAGACATTTCCAAGTGATTTCATCCTATTGGGATTATTGGATCCAAACCACTATGGATTGCTATTCTTATTACTTATTCTCATCATATTTATGGTGGCAATAATGGGAAACACAGTCTTGATTCTTCTTATCCACCTGGACACCCAGCTCCACACTCCAATGTACGTCCTTCTCAAGCATCTCTCCTTCACAGATATCTTGACCATTTCCAATATTGTTCCCATGATGGCCTTTAACTACATATCTGGCAATAAATTAATCACCTTTGCAGGTTGTGGGTTCCAGCTTTTCCTCTATGTGAACTTCGTGGGTACTGAGTGCCTTATTATCACAGCCATGTCCTATGATCGCTATGTAGCCATCTGCCATCCCCTACGTTACCCCATACTCATGAACCATCGAATCAGTGTCATTCTGGCTACTGGGTGCTGGATTGGGGGAATCATCAACTCTACAATTCATACAACTTATGTTCTGCTTCTCCCATTTTGTGGCAGAAGGATCATTGAGCACTTTTTCTGTGAAATCCCAGCCATGTTGAGACTCTCTTGTGTTGATACTTCACAATATGAAGAAATAGTCTATGTGTGTGCTGGATTCTTCTTCCTAATTCCCTTTTCCATCATCATGTTCTCATATGGTCAGATTCTCCGTATTGTGCTACATATGAAATCTAAAGAGGCCCAGAAAAAAGCCTTCTCTACTTGTTCCTCCCACCTGGCTGTGGTTGCTATGTACTATGGTTCATGCATCTTTACATACATGAGGCCAAAGTCCTATCATACTCCGAGTCAGGACAAAATCATAGCCATCTTATATACTATTCTTGCTCCCTTGCTCAACCCTCTAATCTACAGTCTGAGAAATAAAGATGTATTATGTGCCCTGAAGAATGTTTTTGGTAAAACCTTTAGTCAcagaaatgaaaagttttaa